TACGACAAATACGGCTATGAGCTTTTCAATATCAACACCAACAATGGTGGCATCTATATTGAGGGCAATCCGGCGGATGTGAACAACCAGGCGAGTTTCTATGCCCACGAAGCCGATTGGCTGCGCCCTGAGTTTGAAATTTGGAACCTGCGCCACGAATATATCCATTACCTGGAAGGGCGCTTTGTCAGCTATGGCGGCTTTAATTTCTACCCGGACAAGATGGTGTGGTGGGCAGAAGGCCTGGCAGAGTACCTCTCCCTTGGCACCGACAACGCTACGGCAGTGAACCTCGCAATCAACACCCGCGCCAATCGTCGTCCGACACTGGCGACCATTTTTTCAACCAGTTACCGGGACGGCACCGACAGGGTCTACCGCTGGAGCTATCTGGCAATCCGCTTCCTGTTTGAGCGCCACGAAGCCGAAGTGCTGGCCATGACAGAGCATCTGAAACATAACCAGTTCGCCAGTTATGATGCGGCGCTTGGCAACTTTGCGACAAACTATCAGGCCGAGTTTGCCGAGTGGCTGAATGGCCTTGCACCGCAAAAGGCAACGACGCTGGACAGCAAGCGT
This sequence is a window from Shewanella zhangzhouensis. Protein-coding genes within it:
- a CDS encoding collagenase encodes the protein MHSPKSLIAAGLLLALISAVSHAKGRPGTNPTEPADPNVVLPIRVDCSATINLWAQDMTDPQIADTCAQLSSQESDFHQRMQTFGEPVANDYNDSLRVVVFDDYNQYDKYGYELFNINTNNGGIYIEGNPADVNNQASFYAHEADWLRPEFEIWNLRHEYIHYLEGRFVSYGGFNFYPDKMVWWAEGLAEYLSLGTDNATAVNLAINTRANRRPTLATIFSTSYRDGTDRVYRWSYLAIRFLFERHEAEVLAMTEHLKHNQFASYDAALGNFATNYQAEFAEWLNGLAPQKATTLDSKREQMLLRHAEHQARKQR